In the Flavobacterium pallidum genome, one interval contains:
- a CDS encoding o-succinylbenzoate synthase encodes MKASYHRYFLDFKRPSGTSRGILTQKETWFLVIEHDGKKGIGECGILRGLSFDDRDDYEEKLKWVCSHIHLGVQQLWESLREFPSIQFGVEMAFRSLESQNPFLLFPSEFTDGTKSIPINGLVWMGDEAFMKQQIEEKIHAGFSCIKLKIGAIDFEKELGLLRFIRSHFTPEQIEIRVDANGAFSLDSALYKIIQLSEFKLHSIEQPIPKNHTDSMAGLCKSTSLSIALDEELIGVADYAEKENLLQKILPQYIILKPSFIGGFRGTTEWIELAEKYNIGWWVTSALESNIGLNAIAQWTYTLQNPMPQGLGTGALYSNNFDGPLEVRSGALWYDKAVSQEFNLES; translated from the coding sequence TTGAAAGCGTCTTATCATAGGTATTTTCTTGATTTCAAACGGCCTTCAGGAACGTCGCGCGGCATCCTTACCCAAAAGGAAACCTGGTTCCTCGTGATTGAACATGACGGTAAAAAGGGAATAGGAGAATGTGGCATCCTGCGCGGTTTAAGTTTTGACGACCGTGACGACTATGAAGAGAAATTAAAATGGGTTTGCAGCCATATCCATTTAGGAGTGCAGCAATTGTGGGAATCTTTACGTGAATTTCCCTCGATACAGTTCGGAGTTGAAATGGCTTTCCGCTCATTGGAATCGCAAAATCCATTCCTCCTGTTTCCATCGGAATTTACCGACGGCACAAAATCAATTCCAATAAACGGCCTGGTCTGGATGGGTGACGAGGCTTTTATGAAACAACAGATTGAGGAAAAAATCCACGCAGGGTTTTCATGCATTAAACTCAAAATAGGCGCTATCGATTTTGAGAAAGAACTCGGATTATTGCGCTTTATCCGTAGTCATTTTACACCGGAGCAAATCGAAATCCGGGTTGATGCGAACGGCGCTTTCTCTTTAGATTCAGCTTTATATAAAATAATACAACTATCTGAATTTAAATTACATAGTATCGAACAACCGATTCCAAAAAATCATACTGACAGTATGGCAGGGCTCTGCAAAAGCACTTCTCTTTCCATCGCATTGGATGAAGAATTGATTGGTGTGGCTGATTATGCTGAAAAGGAAAATCTATTGCAAAAAATCCTGCCACAATACATCATTTTAAAACCGAGTTTTATTGGTGGGTTTCGCGGTACGACCGAATGGATTGAGCTCGCCGAAAAATACAATATCGGTTGGTGGGTGACTTCCGCACTGGAAAGCAATATTGGACTGAATGCGATTGCGCAATGGACTTATACCCTTCAGAATCCGATGCCGCAAGGATTGGGTACAGGTGCGCTCTATAGCAATAATTTTGACGGTCCGCTAGAAGTGAGAAGTGGTGCGCTTTGGTATGATAAAGCGGTATCACAGGAATTCAATTTAGAATCATAA
- a CDS encoding tetratricopeptide repeat protein, which yields MKTKNIICLFLIISQWVFAQPEGYWDKDRATTKEIKLGAGDRIVIRTEDFPTGTTEVVFRITLLDDNQQMANSLVSVLKSIPDPTGISQGSAGAVFLMSKVSGDDKCTYAVFSSEKNASAYVKEGKTDKSCWKQSDPLSKDAKRLSIDKSSCFGSDAMWFGFESKNWLMKAKIVLEVVPWVDRNLNRGWTVENRKNILAISKTSDIAELMLSPDDYCVCILEKMQKKYTYDQYSKLLAVEKTKVFKDLGNSCLSKSEDNLSIQSNIRNDAAKHFKNRKYNEAIRLLQAGIIDRGTAKALDYNAIGQYYLYSKQYEKAIKAFKEGEKLDNSELLIKLNLAHAYLLNNDFQAAKALHKKYMMQNVTASLSWKEKATADFNDFRSAKIDSGDFERILKLFQ from the coding sequence ATGAAAACAAAAAACATCATTTGCCTTTTCCTCATCATCAGCCAATGGGTTTTTGCCCAGCCTGAAGGATATTGGGATAAAGACCGTGCAACAACCAAGGAAATAAAGCTCGGTGCCGGCGACCGCATCGTTATCCGCACCGAGGATTTTCCAACCGGAACCACCGAAGTTGTTTTCCGGATTACGCTGCTTGACGACAACCAGCAAATGGCAAACAGCCTGGTTTCTGTATTGAAATCGATTCCGGATCCTACGGGAATCAGCCAGGGATCAGCAGGTGCGGTTTTCCTGATGTCAAAAGTTTCGGGTGACGACAAATGCACTTATGCCGTGTTTTCATCAGAAAAAAACGCATCGGCATATGTCAAGGAAGGCAAAACCGATAAATCCTGCTGGAAACAAAGTGATCCCTTAAGCAAAGACGCCAAAAGGCTTTCTATTGATAAATCGTCCTGTTTCGGCAGCGATGCGATGTGGTTCGGGTTTGAAAGCAAGAATTGGCTTATGAAGGCGAAAATTGTGCTGGAAGTCGTGCCATGGGTCGACAGGAACCTGAACCGCGGCTGGACTGTCGAAAACCGTAAAAATATTCTGGCCATCAGTAAAACTTCTGATATTGCCGAATTGATGCTTTCTCCGGACGATTACTGCGTTTGTATTCTAGAGAAAATGCAGAAAAAATATACTTACGACCAGTATTCGAAACTCCTTGCAGTCGAAAAAACCAAAGTTTTCAAGGACCTTGGAAATTCCTGCCTTTCAAAATCCGAAGACAATCTTTCGATACAGTCCAACATCAGGAATGATGCGGCAAAGCATTTCAAAAACAGGAAATACAACGAAGCGATCAGGTTGCTCCAGGCCGGGATTATAGACCGCGGTACTGCAAAAGCTCTGGATTACAACGCTATCGGTCAGTATTATCTGTATTCGAAACAATATGAAAAAGCAATAAAGGCATTTAAGGAAGGCGAAAAATTGGATAATTCGGAACTTCTGATTAAGCTGAATCTCGCACATGCTTATCTTCTAAATAATGATTTCCAGGCAGCAAAAGCACTGCATAAGAAATACATGATGCAGAATGTTACGGCTTCCTTAAGCTGGAAAGAAAAAGCCACCGCTGATTTTAACGATTTCAGGTCGGCGAAGATTGATTCAGGGGATTTTGAGCGTATCTTAAAATTATTCCAATAA
- a CDS encoding metal-dependent hydrolase: MKITFYGHASLGIEVSGKNILVDPYISANDKASHINIHSLKADYILLTHAHGDHVLDVEAIAKRTNAVIVSNAEIASYYEGKGFRAHPLNHGGSKQFDFGKVKYVNAIHSSQFPDMTYGGNPGGFVIEGEHKNIYIAGDTALTMDMKLIPLRTKLDLAILPIGDNFTMDIEDAIIASDFVECDKVLGVHYDTFGYIIINKEKAIRQFFDKGKDLMLLDIGDSIDL; this comes from the coding sequence ATGAAAATAACCTTTTACGGACACGCATCACTCGGCATTGAGGTGAGCGGAAAAAATATTCTCGTAGACCCTTACATTTCCGCCAATGATAAGGCGTCGCACATCAACATCCATTCGCTTAAAGCAGATTACATCCTGCTCACACATGCCCATGGCGATCACGTGCTTGATGTCGAAGCCATTGCGAAACGCACCAATGCAGTCATCGTTTCCAATGCTGAAATCGCGTCATATTATGAAGGAAAAGGCTTCAGGGCGCATCCATTAAACCACGGCGGCAGCAAGCAGTTTGATTTCGGAAAAGTCAAATACGTCAACGCGATCCATTCAAGCCAGTTTCCGGACATGACTTACGGTGGCAACCCGGGCGGCTTTGTAATTGAAGGCGAACACAAGAATATTTACATCGCCGGCGATACTGCGCTTACTATGGATATGAAGCTGATCCCGTTGCGTACAAAACTGGATTTAGCCATTTTGCCCATCGGTGATAATTTTACAATGGATATCGAAGATGCGATCATCGCTTCAGATTTCGTGGAATGTGACAAAGTCCTTGGCGTGCATTACGATACTTTTGGCTACATCATCATCAACAAAGAAAAAGCCATCCGCCAGTTTTTCGACAAAGGCAAAGATTTAATGCTTTTGGATATAGGCGATTCGATCGATTTATAA
- the menA gene encoding 1,4-dihydroxy-2-naphthoate octaprenyltransferase produces the protein MKHWIEAARVRTLPLSVSGIIVGSFYAMSQSIFNWKIVISALSTTLLLQILSNFANDYGDGMKGTDNDDRVGPKRAIQSGVISPQAMKKAIMITSVLTLCSAVALIYVAFRDTNITYSLFYLILGILAIFSAIRYTVGDTAYGYRGYGDVFVFIFFGLVSTIGVSFMVLKTIDPLLILPAMAIGFLSTGVLNLNNMRDEESDRKSNKNTIVVKIGGAKAKVYHYFLLVSAMVLALIFAICFDLYKDANPGEFNADIYIFLLAYIPIIKHLITVAKNKDPKKLDPELKKLALSTFALSILLALSMIYFFTDILLQIYLYFTQQN, from the coding sequence ATGAAACATTGGATCGAAGCCGCAAGGGTCAGGACATTACCACTTTCCGTATCAGGCATTATTGTTGGGAGTTTTTATGCGATGTCACAGTCTATTTTTAATTGGAAAATCGTCATATCGGCATTAAGTACCACGCTGCTGCTGCAGATACTTTCCAACTTTGCCAATGATTACGGTGATGGTATGAAGGGCACGGACAACGATGACCGCGTCGGGCCGAAGCGCGCGATACAAAGTGGCGTGATTTCCCCGCAGGCGATGAAAAAGGCGATTATGATCACTTCAGTTTTGACGTTGTGCTCGGCTGTAGCATTAATTTATGTGGCCTTTCGGGACACGAACATTACCTATTCACTGTTTTATCTCATACTCGGAATCCTGGCGATTTTCTCCGCAATCCGTTATACGGTTGGGGATACGGCTTACGGATACCGAGGTTACGGCGACGTATTCGTATTCATTTTCTTTGGCCTGGTAAGTACGATCGGGGTGAGTTTTATGGTCTTGAAAACAATCGATCCTTTGCTGATCCTTCCGGCCATGGCAATCGGTTTTCTGAGCACCGGCGTACTGAACCTGAACAATATGCGCGATGAGGAATCAGACAGGAAATCGAATAAAAATACCATTGTCGTAAAAATAGGCGGTGCCAAAGCGAAAGTCTACCATTACTTTCTGTTAGTCTCAGCGATGGTTCTGGCCTTGATTTTCGCGATTTGCTTTGATTTGTATAAGGATGCTAATCCAGGGGAATTCAACGCCGACATTTATATTTTCCTTTTGGCTTACATCCCGATTATCAAGCATTTGATCACGGTCGCCAAAAACAAAGACCCGAAAAAACTCGATCCGGAACTTAAAAAACTGGCCTTAAGTACCTTTGCGTTATCCATATTGCTGGCGCTTTCGATGATTTATTTCTTTACGGACATATTGCTGCAGATTTACCTATATTTTACACAACAAAACTAA
- a CDS encoding PH domain-containing protein, protein MKPDFSQPQRQSAVGIIVMFFDTVRHLAKALFPILIVLVINPKIPQLYVGAAIIGILVFIGVIAWLKYINFTFFLDSEHDEFVITEGVLNKSRTTINLNKIQQVNIKQSLIQKIIGVHSLDVDTAGSSKEEVSIKAISHAIATDLKTRLLEHNFSKPVVEVFYETGEAFQDNIAESPVPFVKISFPSLLKMGITSNYVKSFLLMLAFFFSTYENVKQVYGGDNIDTGRIDSYVSQFTVVELIIVVTLLIFAVIIIVNVFRMVLRYFDFTIQKQQGTLLLSFGLLNTKSTILKPEKVQIAVVTQNYFQKKMGILQMRIRQATSGEKEQKNTAIEIPGCNAAERDEILKLMFHSLPQKGLMLLPNWRKLVFSIFLTIVIPVSGFFFIKSYSGTENENLYYFVGIYIVLLALLQYFKFRNNRLFIHDDFIIKQSGAWDISNEIIEPQKIQAVTTSQLFWHKNLNIGSVTLHTAGGNISFQLGNFETIRSYANLWLYELETSDSNWM, encoded by the coding sequence ATGAAACCCGATTTCAGTCAGCCGCAAAGGCAGTCCGCAGTTGGGATCATCGTCATGTTCTTCGATACGGTGAGGCATTTGGCCAAGGCATTATTCCCTATCCTGATCGTATTGGTGATCAACCCGAAAATCCCACAATTATATGTTGGGGCTGCAATCATTGGAATATTAGTCTTTATCGGCGTTATTGCATGGCTGAAGTACATCAATTTTACTTTTTTCCTGGATAGTGAGCATGACGAATTTGTCATTACCGAAGGCGTCCTGAATAAATCCCGAACCACCATTAACCTCAATAAAATACAACAGGTCAATATTAAGCAATCACTGATCCAGAAGATTATCGGCGTGCATTCGCTCGATGTCGATACTGCCGGTTCTTCAAAAGAAGAAGTCTCGATTAAAGCCATATCACATGCGATTGCCACTGATCTGAAAACGCGTCTTCTCGAACATAATTTCAGTAAACCGGTTGTAGAAGTTTTTTACGAAACAGGTGAGGCATTCCAGGATAATATTGCCGAATCGCCTGTGCCATTCGTAAAAATCAGTTTTCCCAGCCTGCTTAAGATGGGCATCACATCGAATTATGTAAAAAGCTTCCTGCTGATGCTGGCCTTTTTCTTTTCGACCTATGAAAATGTGAAACAGGTTTACGGCGGCGATAATATCGATACTGGCCGGATAGACAGTTATGTTTCGCAATTTACTGTGGTTGAATTGATTATCGTTGTAACATTGTTGATTTTTGCTGTGATTATCATCGTTAACGTCTTCAGGATGGTGTTGCGTTATTTTGATTTTACGATTCAAAAGCAGCAAGGCACACTGTTGCTTTCCTTTGGTCTATTGAATACCAAAAGTACCATCCTGAAACCTGAAAAAGTACAGATTGCTGTCGTTACGCAGAATTATTTCCAAAAGAAAATGGGCATCCTCCAAATGCGCATCCGCCAGGCAACCAGCGGTGAGAAAGAGCAAAAAAATACGGCTATCGAAATCCCGGGCTGCAATGCCGCCGAACGCGATGAAATCTTAAAACTGATGTTCCATTCGCTTCCGCAGAAAGGGCTCATGTTGCTGCCGAATTGGCGCAAGCTCGTATTTTCGATATTCCTGACCATAGTAATCCCGGTTTCCGGATTTTTCTTCATCAAAAGTTATAGCGGTACTGAAAATGAAAACCTGTATTATTTTGTCGGTATTTATATTGTGTTGCTGGCCCTGCTGCAATACTTCAAATTCAGGAACAACCGCCTTTTTATTCATGATGATTTTATCATAAAACAAAGCGGGGCATGGGATATCAGCAACGAAATCATCGAGCCTCAGAAAATCCAGGCGGTTACCACATCGCAATTATTCTGGCATAAGAATCTCAACATTGGTTCTGTAACCTTGCACACCGCAGGCGGAAACATCAGCTTTCAGCTCGGGAATTTTGAGACCATCAGAAGTTACGCGAATTTATGGCTGTATGAACTGGAAACGTCCGACAGCAATTGGATGTAG
- a CDS encoding PH domain-containing protein: MENFTNKTIDTKQLPRFEAVEMTRLHRFYCKVIMINTLIVMIIVGIALGFASYNIEEWVEYQMEISLAYVVFTIILLLFLRFGFKKKAYAFREHDVIFRRGVIATNTIVIPYNRVQHVSLHEGFISRMFGLAKVEIFTAGGGSSDIEIPGIEKVEAENIKQLLMGKIQKKL, from the coding sequence ATGGAAAATTTTACGAATAAGACAATTGATACGAAGCAGCTTCCGAGATTCGAAGCCGTTGAAATGACCAGACTCCATCGCTTTTATTGCAAAGTCATCATGATTAACACTTTAATCGTGATGATTATCGTAGGAATCGCTTTGGGTTTTGCTTCCTATAATATTGAGGAATGGGTGGAATATCAGATGGAAATCAGCCTTGCCTATGTAGTTTTTACCATTATATTGCTGCTGTTCCTGCGCTTTGGATTTAAGAAGAAAGCCTACGCATTCCGTGAGCACGACGTGATATTCAGGCGGGGTGTAATTGCTACAAATACCATCGTAATTCCTTATAACAGAGTGCAGCATGTCTCGTTACATGAAGGGTTTATTTCACGGATGTTCGGTCTGGCGAAAGTAGAAATATTTACTGCAGGTGGTGGTTCGAGCGATATTGAAATCCCCGGTATCGAGAAAGTGGAGGCCGAAAACATCAAACAGCTCCTGATGGGCAAAATTCAAAAAAAGCTATAA
- a CDS encoding 1,4-dihydroxy-2-naphthoyl-CoA synthase codes for MAQIQWETVKDFEDITYRKSNGVARIAFNRPNVRNAFRPKTTSELYQAFYDAQEDTSIGVILLSAEGPSTKDGVYSFCSGGDQNARGHQGYIGDDGQHRLNILEVQRLIRFMPKVVIAVVPGWAVGGGHSLHVVCDMTLASKEHAIFKQTDADVTSFDGGYGSAYLAKMVGQKKAREIFFLGRNYSAQDAFEMGMVNAVIPHAELEDTAYEWAQEILQKSPTSIKMLKFAMNLTDDGMVGQQVFAGEATRLAYMTEEAKEGRNAFLEKRRPDFGKNKWLP; via the coding sequence ATGGCTCAAATACAGTGGGAAACTGTTAAAGATTTTGAAGACATCACTTACAGGAAATCCAATGGCGTGGCGCGCATCGCGTTCAACCGCCCGAATGTAAGGAATGCTTTCCGACCGAAAACCACGAGCGAATTGTACCAGGCTTTTTATGACGCGCAGGAAGATACTTCGATAGGCGTGATTTTGCTTTCCGCAGAAGGGCCTTCAACAAAAGATGGCGTTTATTCTTTCTGCAGCGGCGGCGACCAGAATGCCCGCGGCCATCAGGGGTATATTGGTGACGACGGGCAGCATAGATTGAATATCCTTGAAGTGCAGCGTCTGATACGTTTTATGCCGAAAGTCGTCATTGCCGTAGTTCCAGGCTGGGCAGTAGGTGGCGGACACAGCCTGCACGTGGTTTGCGATATGACTTTGGCCAGTAAGGAACACGCGATTTTTAAACAGACAGATGCCGATGTAACGAGTTTCGATGGCGGTTACGGTTCTGCTTACCTTGCTAAAATGGTAGGGCAGAAGAAGGCCCGTGAGATATTTTTCCTAGGGCGCAATTATTCTGCCCAGGACGCTTTTGAAATGGGGATGGTCAATGCGGTAATTCCCCATGCGGAATTGGAAGATACGGCCTACGAATGGGCCCAGGAAATCCTGCAGAAATCCCCGACCTCGATCAAGATGCTTAAATTTGCGATGAACCTTACCGATGATGGCATGGTCGGTCAGCAGGTTTTTGCCGGCGAAGCGACGCGCTTGGCTTATATGACTGAAGAAGCCAAGGAAGGCCGCAATGCATTCCTTGAAAAACGCAGGCCGGATTTCGGGAAAAACAAATGGCTGCCGTAA